The following coding sequences are from one Lolium rigidum isolate FL_2022 chromosome 6, APGP_CSIRO_Lrig_0.1, whole genome shotgun sequence window:
- the LOC124660212 gene encoding protein NRT1/ PTR FAMILY 5.16-like, producing the protein MDSGALLPQGDPSTAIKPGGRGGWPAALFLIAVEFVERVGFYGVNGNLIMYLTGPLGLSTAAAASSVNAWGGTVSMLPLLGALAADSWIGRYRAVVAAGILYLLSFGMLTVSSMAPTLRPQEPTACQDASAACSPLASPSRTSFFFAAIYLVALAQGFHKPNAQALGADQFPTSAPDGVASRSSFFNWLHFSMSWGYIVAVVALSYVQDNVGWAAGFGASWAMMLVSLSVFLLGTRMYRAERPRDRRALARLTKTSLTTPKDQEGKRVLLKLLPIWMTSVVYGMVIAQVSTLFTKQGSTMDRRIGGLVVPPAALQSFTGLAIIASVPLYDRAFVPLARRVTKHPSGITMLQRIGAGMAVASVAMAVAALVEAARLRAARDAGLVDRPQVAVPMSLWWMVPQYVLIGLADVFTIIGLEEFFYSQVPEALRSVGLALCLSAMGVGSYASGMLVSAIDWVTRSSGDSWFLDNLNRAHLDYFYWVLAGVAAVEVLVFLYLARGYAYTNRCEFVDTIHGTST; encoded by the exons ATGGACTCCGGCGCGCTCCTACCTCAAGGTGATCCGTCCACCGCCATCAAACCCGGTGGCCGGGGCGGATGGCCGGCCGCGCTCTTCCTCATCG CGGTGGAGTTCGTGGAGCGCGTGGGGTTCTATGGCGTGAACGGAAACCTGATCATGTACCTCACCGGCCCGCTGGGTCTGTCCACCGCGGCGGCGGCTTCCAGCGTGAACGCATGGGGAGGCACCGTGTCGATGCTGCCGCTCCTCGGCGCTCTCGCCGCCGACTCCTGGATCGGCCGGTACCGTGCCGTCGTGGCCGCCGGCATCCTCTATCTCCTG AGCTTTGGTATGCTGACGGTCTCATCCATGGCGCCAACACTTCGCCCTCAAGAACCAACAGCATGCCAAGACGCATCCGCCGCCTGCTCGCCGCTGGCATCCCCTTCCCGCACATCATTCTTCTTCGCGGCGATCTACTTGGTAGCACTGGCCCAGGGCTTCCACAAGCCGAACGCGCAGGCCCTCGGCGCCGACCAGTTCCCCACAAGCGCCCCGGACGGCGTCGCGTCCCGGAGCTCCTTCTTCAACTGGCTCCACTTCTCCATGTCCTGGGGctacatcgtcgccgtcgtcgcgctGAGCTACGTGCAGGACAATGTCGGCTGGGCCGCCGGGTTCGGCGCGTCATGGGCCATGATGCTCGTGTCCCTTTCTGTCTTCTTGCTCGGCACGCGAATGTACCGTGCGGAGCGGCCACGCGACCGCCGTGCTCTCGCTCGGCTCACCAAAAC CAGTTTAACAACGCCAAAGGACCAGGAAGGCAAGAGGGTTCTGCTCAAGCTGCTTCCGATATGGATGACAAGCGTCGTGTACGGAATGGTCATAGCGCAAGTCTCCACCCTCTTCACCAAGCAGGGCAGCACCATGGACCGGCGCATCGGGGGCCTCGTCGTGCCGCCCGCCGCGCTGCAGAGCTTCACCGGCCTCGCCATCATCGCCTCCGTCCCGCTGTACGACCGCGCCTTCGTGCCCCTCGCGAGGCGCGTCACCAAACACCCTTCCGGGATCACGATGCTCCAGCGCATCGGCGCCGGCATGGCCGTAGCATCCGTCGCCATGGCCGTCGCGGCGCTCGTGGAAGCCGCGCGGCTCCGCGCGGCCAGGGACGCCGGCCTGGTCGACCGTCCGCAGGTGGCCGTGCCGATGAGCCTGTGGTGGATGGTGCCGCAGTACGTCCTGATCGGTCTCGCCGACGTGTTCACCATCATCGGCCTCGAGGAGTTCTTCTACAGCCAAGTGCCCGAAGCGCTCCGGAGCGTCGGCCTCGCGCTCTGTCTGAGCGCCATGGGCGTGGGGAGCTACGCCAGCGGCATGCTTGTCTCCGCCATCGATTGGGTGACGAGGAGCTCAGGGGATAGCTGGTTTTTGGACAATCTGAACCGTGCGCACCTCGACTACTTCTACTGGGTTCTGGCCGGCGTTGCTGCTGTGGAGGTGCTCGTTTTCTTGTATCTCGCCAGGGGATACGCCTACACTAACAGATGCGAATTCGTAGACACGATCCATGGCACGAGTACATGA